GCAAGATTCCAAGAGATTACTCGCAACCTCGCGACCCTCGGCGGCGTACGATAAGGACCGGCTAAACCGACGCCGTGTCCGTGTCACCCAAACGGGTCGCTTGCGGCAGGTCGGCCCTTCCGGATCGTGCGTGGTGTCCTATCTGAGAGAATCGCATGCTGAAAGCGTTGCTGTGGGTGGTTGGGATCGTCGCCGTGCTCGGGGCCCTCGCGGGCGTCGGGGTGGTGGCGGTCGGCAAGCGGATGCAGGCCGCGGCCGACCAGTCGACGACCGTCTGGGTGCAGACGATCACCACCGGCGAGATGGTCGAGACCGTCTCCGCACCGGGCGTGGTCGAGCCGCTGACCAAGGTCGAGATCAGCGCCCGCGTCTCGGCGCGGATCGTTGAGCTGCCGTACAAGGAGGGCGACGAGGTCTTTGTCGACGGGCCCGACGGCCCGGCGCTGCTGGTCGCGCTGGACGACTCGGACATCCAGGCCCAGCTCGAGTCGTCGCAGAAGCGGCGCGACGGCCTGATCGCGTCGGTCGCGGTGGAGGAGCAGCGGATCGCCGCGTCGACCGCAGCGCTGGCGGGCACACTTACGATGCTGGAAGATGCAAAGCGCGAGCTCGATCGTCAGCAGGCGCTGCGCGAGACGGGGGATGTCAGCGTCAGGGTGCTCGAACAGGCGCAGCGGACCGTGGACGAGGCCCAGTCGCGCTATGACGCCGAGGGCGCGTCGCTCGAAGCCGCCCGGCTTGGGCTCGAGGTCAGCCGATTCAACATCGAGGCCGCCGAGGCCGACATCCGTCAGATCGGCGAGCTGCTGAACTACACCACGATCCGCACGCCGATCGACGGCGTGGTCACCCGGCTCAACGTCGAGGTGGGCGAGATCGCGATCACCGGCACGATGAACAACCCCGGCACGGTGATGATCGAGGTCGCCGACCTGTCGCGGATGCTTGTGGTCGCGCGGATCGACGAGGCCAACATCCGCGACGTCGAGCCGGGCCAGCCCGTCAACGTCCGGCTGATCGCCTACCCCGGCAAGGTCTTCACGGGCTGTGTCCAGAGCGTCGCGCTCTCGGTCGCCAACGCGACGGGTTCGCAGTACTTCGAGACCAAGGTGCTGCTCGACGAGACCGAGGAGTTCATCCGCTCCGGGCTCAGCGCGGATGTCGAGGTCGAGGTCCGCAATCACGAAGACCAGGTGCTGATCCCAAGCCAGGCGGTGGTGAGCCGGCCCGTGGACGGGCTGCCCGCCGAGGTGCGCAAGGACAACCCGCTGATCGACCCGACCCGCGCGAACACGATCGTGGTGTTCCGGATCGAGGACGGCAAGGCCGTGGCAACCCCCGTGCGGATCGGCGCGTCGGACAGTCTGAACACGATCGTGCTGGAAGGGCTTGACGCCGATACGCAGATCGTGACCGGCCCCTACGCGGTGCTGGAATCACTGCAGCACGGCGACGCGATCGAGATCGGCCGGCTGGATGGGGAAGACATCGAACAAGAAACCGACGACGAATCGGGGCGCAGAAACGAGCCCCGAAGAGACCGCCGACAACACGATCCAATAGAAGCCCACGCTCGCCGAGCGTGGGCTTCGTCTGTGCCTTCTGCTTGCTCCATTCTCCTAACGAAAACCACAGTCTTGCTCATCGAACTCAAAGGCATCACGAAGATCTACAAGATGGGCGTCGAGCGTGTCCACGCGCTCGACGGCGTGGATATCAATGTCGACGAAGGCGAGTACGTCGCGATCATGGGCAGCTCGGGCTCGGGCAAGAGCACGCTGATGAACATGCTCGGGTGTCTCGATCGGCCGACGGCCGGGTCGTACCTCCTCGCGGGTGACAACACGAGCAAGATGGGCGCGGCCGCGCAGTCGCGGGTGCGCAACGAGCGGATCGGGTTTGTGTTCCAGTCGTTCGAGCTGATGCCGCGGACGCCGGCGTGGAAGAACGTC
The sequence above is a segment of the Phycisphaeraceae bacterium D3-23 genome. Coding sequences within it:
- a CDS encoding efflux RND transporter periplasmic adaptor subunit: MLKALLWVVGIVAVLGALAGVGVVAVGKRMQAAADQSTTVWVQTITTGEMVETVSAPGVVEPLTKVEISARVSARIVELPYKEGDEVFVDGPDGPALLVALDDSDIQAQLESSQKRRDGLIASVAVEEQRIAASTAALAGTLTMLEDAKRELDRQQALRETGDVSVRVLEQAQRTVDEAQSRYDAEGASLEAARLGLEVSRFNIEAAEADIRQIGELLNYTTIRTPIDGVVTRLNVEVGEIAITGTMNNPGTVMIEVADLSRMLVVARIDEANIRDVEPGQPVNVRLIAYPGKVFTGCVQSVALSVANATGSQYFETKVLLDETEEFIRSGLSADVEVEVRNHEDQVLIPSQAVVSRPVDGLPAEVRKDNPLIDPTRANTIVVFRIEDGKAVATPVRIGASDSLNTIVLEGLDADTQIVTGPYAVLESLQHGDAIEIGRLDGEDIEQETDDESGRRNEPRRDRRQHDPIEAHARRAWASSVPSACSILLTKTTVLLIELKGITKIYKMGVERVHALDGVDINVDEGEYVAIMGSSGSGKSTLMNMLGCLDRPTAGSYLLAGDNTSKMGAAAQSRVRNERIGFVFQSFELMPRTPAWKNVALPMMYSRKGWAGMRKKAMNALDRVGLKDRSSHKPSQLSGGQKQRVAIARALINEPSILLADEPTGNLDSKTSDEILALFDELHEQGHTVLMVTHEADVAAHAKRVIRMRDGKVASDLPVEEDEVAPLMPARPSPLQRAGENPAQVAAPESGGGA